A DNA window from Megalobrama amblycephala isolate DHTTF-2021 linkage group LG11, ASM1881202v1, whole genome shotgun sequence contains the following coding sequences:
- the zgc:112001 gene encoding ankyrin repeat domain-containing protein 9 has protein sequence MDDERKQHKFISFLFYQAVRDLKPVWMLEDMRTMEAFYWEEDAKQRTYSPSEALLYAIVHDHQPYAQYLLSQYSDEALAMPGERFCCCPSSAPHLAMAVRYDRRDILGHILQVAHRLPGLRSYMNRGGCFHLEDGKTPLHLACELLRADAVMLLLGNGASPQAVDHNGMTPLDVILQQLWDSKVNVGAKKSCLDNLLMFMPVMRFKMKSSLQKERKCWSQVLGEDKLNYLIGRDPAPLFLIAMQRILAQLPPEQFPKSLDKLPIPASLKPLPKPHTHGSQLKVA, from the coding sequence ATGGACGACGAGCGCAAGCAGCACAAGTTTATCTCGTTCCTGTTCTATCAGGCGGTGCGCGACCTGAAGCCCGTGTGGATGCTGGAGGACATGCGCACCATGGAGGCGTTTTACTGGGAGGAGGACGCGAAGCAGAGGACGTACAGCCCGTCCGAAGCGCTTCTTTACGCGATCGTGCACGACCACCAGCCGTACGCGCAGTATCTGCTTAGCCAGTATTCGGACGAGGCGCTGGCCATGCCCGGGGAGCGCTTCTGCTGCTGCCCGTCCTCCGCGCCGCACCTAGCCATGGCCGTCCGCTACGACCGACGGGACATTTTGGGTCACATATTGCAGGTGGCGCACCGCCTGCCGGGCCTGCGCTCGTACATGAACCGCGGCGGCTGCTTCCATCTGGAGGACGGTAAGACCCCGCTCCATCTGGCCTGCGAACTGCTGCGCGCCGACGCCGTCATGCTGTTGCTAGGCAACGGCGCGTCCCCGCAGGCCGTGGACCACAATGGCATGACGCCGCTCGACGTCATTCTCCAGCAGCTGTGGGACTCCAAGGTGAACGTGGGGGCCAAGAAGTCCTGTCTGGACAACCTGCTGATGTTCATGCCGGTGATGCGCTTCAAAATGAAGAGTTCCCTGCAGAAAGAGCGCAAGTGCTGGTCCCAGGTGCTCGGGGAGGACAAACTCAACTACCTCATCGGACGGGATCCGGCGCCGCTCTTCCTCATCGCCATGCAGAGGATCCTGGCGCAGCTGCCGCCTGAGCAGTTCCCCAAGAGCCTGGACAAACTGCCCATCCCAGCCTCCCTCAAACCCCTGcccaaaccacacacacacggcAGCCAGTTAAAAGTGGCCtga
- the LOC125278717 gene encoding adiponectin-like: protein ICTDILKELEATDNQILKTLETKLANSEAQIEKLQKEIRDKPKVAFSAALGSKGYVGPVNADTTLIYKKIFINVGDAYNQDTGIFTGVYYFSFFYHCAVENPTWLALYRNGMQEAITKHHKSQCHTENGGNALTLQLEKGDQVYMVLLKNSWIWDQNNVTVFSGFLINAI from the exons atatGCACAGACATACTGAAGGAACTTGAAGCCACAGATAACCAAATCTTGAAAACTCTGGAAACCAAACTTGCTAACAGTGAAGCTCAGATTGAGAAACTCCAAAAGGAAATCCGAG ACAAACCAAAGGTGGCATTTTCAGCTGCATTGGGATCAAAGGGTTATGTTGGACCAGTAAACGCAGATACAACACTGATTTACAAGAAAATCTTCATTAATGTTGGTGATGCCTATAATCAGGACACAG GGATTTTCACAggagtttattatttcagtttcTTCTACCATTGTGCAGTTGAAAATCCAACATGGTTGGCCTTGTATAGAAATGGAATGCAAGAAGCAATAACAAAACATCACAAGAGTCAATGTCATACAGAGAACGGAGGCAATGCCTTAACGCTGCAGTTGGAGAAAGGGGATCAAGTCTATATGGTACTCCTAAAGAACTCCTGGATCTGGGATCAAAATAATGTCACAGTGTTCAGTGGTTTTCTTATCAATGCCATCTAA
- the LOC125277792 gene encoding heavy metal-binding protein HIP-like produces MTAELQKVLDATENKLKDLETKLTNSEAQIEKLQKENQVMASELQKERCTTENKLKALETRLANSEAQIEKLQKENRDKPKVAFSAALGSNGFFGPVNADTTLVYKKIYSNVGDAYKQDTGIFTAPLRGVYYFSYFYHCGVSNPTWLALYRNGKQEVVTGHHKSGCHTENGGNGLTLLLEKGDRVYMVLQKNGWIWDHVIENGTMFNGFLINAM; encoded by the exons ATGACAGCAGAGCTACAGAAGGTACTTGATGCTACAGAGAATAAACTAAAAGATCTGGAAACCAAACTTACTAACAGTGAAGCTCAGATTGAGAAACTCCAAAAGGAAAACCAAG TCATGGCATCAGAGCTACAGAAGGAACGTTGCACCACAGAGAATAAACTCAAAGCTCTGGAAACCAGACTTGCTAACAGTGAAGCTCAGATTGAGAAACTCCAAAAGGAAAACCGAG ACAAACCAAAGGTGGCATTTTCAGCTGCATTAGGATCAAATGGTTTCTTTGGACCAGTAAACGCAGATACAACACTGGTTTACAAGAAAATCTACTCTAATGTTGGTGATGCCTACAAGCAGGACACAG GGATTTTCACTGCACCGTTACGAGGAGTTTACTATTTCAGTTACTTCTACCATTGTGGAGTTAGTAATCCAACATGGTTGGCCTTGTATAGAAATGGAAAGCAAGAAGTAGTAACAGGACATCACAAGAGTGGATGTCATACAGAGAACGGAGGCAATGGCTTAACGCTGCTGTTGGAGAAAGGGGATCGAGTCTATATGGTACTCCAAAAGAATGGATGGATCTGGGATCATGTCATAGAAAATGGCACAATGTTCAATGGTTTTCTTATCAATGCCATGTAA